Within the Egibacteraceae bacterium genome, the region ACTCCATCCTCGCTTCCAAGGTCAGGAGCCTCCAACGAACCCAGGGCGATTCAGAGGCGGTCAACTGGTCGTTGGGACACGCCGCGGTCTACGGCCGCTTCGCCGAACGCGACCTGGCCTTGATCCTGGCGCACCGAGCAGCCGGTGGCACCCAACCCACAGCCCGGGCCAGCGAGGACCACAGCCTGCAGGCCGGCACCAACGCCTGGAAGGAGTTCGGACGATGAACCAACCAACGATCACCGACGACGTCCACGCCGAGGGCTACGCCGCGGTGCACGTCGAAGAGCTCGACCACTGGGCGTGGCTGTTGGGCCGCATCGAGGACTGGTTGCTGCACGCCGGCGAGGACACCATCGCTGACTGGGCGGCGTTCGCCGGACCCTGCGGCGAGGACATCGACGAGGTCACCGACACGCTCGGGCGCGCCACGGTGCGCCTGCACGACCTCGCGAAAGGCCGGCCATGACCACCCCCACCCCGACACCACCACCCCTGGACGACGACCTCGAGGCGTTGCTGCGACGCATGCGCCTGCCCCACATCCGCCGCGCCGCGCCCGAGGTGCTGGCCACCGCCCGCGCGCAACGCTGGGAACCCGCCGAGGTCCTACGCGTCCTGCTCACCGAAGAGGTCGCCGGCCGCGACCGCTCCTCCACCGCCACCCGGCTGGCCGCCGCCGGATTCCCCACCGGCAAGACCTTCCACAGCTGGGACGGCGGCCTGTCATCGATCCCGCCGCCAACCCAGACCGCGCTGCGCACCCTGGAATGGGTCACCCGCCACGAGAACCTGGTCGTGCGCGGCCCGTCAGGCACCGGCAAAACCATGTTCCTCGAAGCGCTCGGCCACGACGCCGTGGCCGCCGGCCACAAAGTCGCCTGGTTCAGCCTGGAAGCCCTGGGGATCCTGGTCCGCCGCCACCGCGCCGACGACTCCGTCACCCGCGCCATCGCCCGCATCCTGCGCGCGGACCTCGTCGTGGTTGACGACATCGGGCTGCTGCCCGTTCCCACCGAAGCCGCCGAAGGGCCTCTACCGCCTCGTCGGCGCCGCCTACGAGAAACGCTCCGTGGCCATCAGCTCCAACCTCCACCCCAGCGGCTTCGACGACATCATGCCCAAGACCCTCGCCGGCGCCACCGTGGACCGGCTCCTCCACCACGCCCACCTGTGCCACACCACCGGCGACAGCGTCCGCCTCGCCCAAGCCACCAGCGGCCAGGGGGTGAAGCCCCTGACCTGACA harbors:
- a CDS encoding ATP-binding protein; protein product: MTTSGCCPFPPKPPKGLYRLVGAAYEKRSVAISSNLHPSGFDDIMPKTLAGATVDRLLHHAHLCHTTGDSVRLAQATSGQGVKPLT